From Domibacillus sp. DTU_2020_1001157_1_SI_ALB_TIR_016, a single genomic window includes:
- a CDS encoding DnaD domain-containing protein produces the protein MKEKEMMIRWMEKGATSIPNVLLENYKRLSLNEQEMMVLLHIYAYAQKGITFPSFEELSNRMSMSSSDCAGCVKKLIQKQVVAIEQGSQTGYEFYSLEPLWHKLASIFESDARGQSVQQAMVEEKDLYSLFEEEFGRPLSSIECETLALWIDQDGHEPPVIKAALREAVLSMKLNFRYIDRILFEWKKQGIKTVEQAREQGKKFRKPTGTEQISRSEHAVPFYNWLEQ, from the coding sequence ATGAAAGAAAAAGAAATGATGATTCGCTGGATGGAAAAGGGTGCAACAAGCATTCCGAACGTTCTGTTGGAAAACTACAAGCGGCTGTCCTTAAATGAACAGGAAATGATGGTGCTGCTGCATATTTACGCATATGCGCAAAAAGGCATTACCTTCCCGAGCTTTGAAGAGCTGTCGAACCGTATGTCGATGTCGTCTTCTGACTGTGCAGGCTGCGTGAAAAAGCTGATTCAAAAGCAGGTCGTCGCAATCGAACAGGGCAGCCAGACCGGCTATGAGTTTTATTCGCTGGAACCTCTTTGGCACAAGCTGGCTTCCATTTTTGAATCAGATGCGAGAGGCCAGTCGGTGCAGCAGGCTATGGTTGAAGAAAAAGACTTATACAGTTTATTTGAAGAAGAATTCGGCCGGCCGCTTTCCTCTATTGAATGTGAAACATTGGCGCTCTGGATTGACCAGGATGGCCATGAGCCGCCTGTGATCAAAGCAGCGCTCAGAGAAGCAGTTCTGTCTATGAAATTGAACTTCCGCTATATTGACCGCATTTTATTTGAATGGAAAAAGCAAGGGATTAAAACGGTGGAGCAGGCGCGCGAGCAGGGGAAAAAGTTTCGTAAACCCACTGGAACCGAACAAATTTCCCGTTCCGAACATGCCGTCCCGTTTTACAACTGGCTGGAGCAGTAA
- the nth gene encoding endonuclease III produces the protein MLNKIQIRRCLDTFAEMFPDAHCELNHQNPFELAVAVALSAQCTDALVNKVTKGLFEKYKTPEDYLAVPLEELEQDIRSIGLYRNKAKNIQKMSRMLLEDFGGIVPDTQDQLVKLPGVGRKTANVVASVAFGVPAIAVDTHVERVSKRLAFCRWKDNVTEVENTLMRKIPKEEWSDTHHRMIFFGRYHCKAQAPRCPECPLLDICREGKKRMKLGGTRV, from the coding sequence ATGCTGAACAAAATTCAAATTCGCCGCTGCCTGGATACATTTGCTGAGATGTTTCCGGACGCACACTGCGAATTAAATCACCAAAATCCGTTTGAGCTGGCCGTAGCAGTCGCACTGTCAGCGCAATGTACGGATGCGCTCGTCAACAAAGTAACCAAAGGGCTGTTTGAGAAATACAAAACGCCGGAAGATTATTTAGCGGTTCCGCTTGAAGAGCTGGAGCAGGATATCCGCTCCATTGGATTGTACCGAAACAAAGCGAAAAACATTCAAAAAATGTCGCGGATGCTGCTGGAGGATTTTGGCGGTATTGTCCCTGACACACAGGATCAGCTTGTTAAGCTGCCGGGTGTCGGCCGAAAAACCGCCAATGTTGTAGCTTCTGTTGCATTCGGTGTTCCTGCTATCGCGGTTGATACACATGTAGAGAGGGTGTCTAAGCGGCTCGCTTTCTGCCGCTGGAAGGACAATGTAACCGAAGTGGAAAACACGCTTATGCGCAAAATTCCAAAGGAAGAATGGTCAGATACACATCATCGAATGATTTTCTTCGGCCGCTATCACTGTAAAGCGCAGGCACCTCGCTGTCCGGAATGTCCGCTGCTTGATATATGCCGGGAAGGAAAAAAACGTATGAAGCTTGGAGGCACGCGTGTATGA